The Lonchura striata isolate bLonStr1 chromosome 7, bLonStr1.mat, whole genome shotgun sequence genome window below encodes:
- the LOC144246632 gene encoding C-type lectin domain family 2 member B-like produces the protein MGREQGAVCSRQRDEGCELEKGEFCSVDGLQKEPLENGRAITKVLKRNLRIFPGEWFSSHPVLTAVLILLLLVLVLALGVALAVQSAPQVPVTPATPQLVLGCPPGWVGYNGVCYYLSKDSRTWDQAQEWCSELGASLAILQDEAMDLLFRLRGNVDYWIGLRRRGERLHWGDGSSYSSRVPVFGNSQCVYLAGDRLKSEMCSNERPYVCSKAQAAL, from the exons ATGGGTCGGGAGCAAGGTGCTGTTTGTTCCAGGCAGAGAGATGAGGGCTGTGAGCTGGAGAAGGGTGAATTCTGCTCTGTTGATGGGCTtcagaaggagcccctggagaatgGAAGAGCAATCACCAAAGTACTGAAAAGGAACCTCAGAATATTCCCTG GTGAATGGTTCAGCTCCCATCCCGTGCTCACGGCGGTGCtgattctgctgctcctggtgctggtgctggcttTGGGGGTGGCCTTGGCTGTGCAGTCAG CACCACAGGTTCCAGTCACACCTGCGACTCCGCAGTTGGTTCTGGGCTGTCCCCCTGGCTGGGTTGGGTACAATGGGGTCTGCTACTACTTGTCAAAGGATTCCAGGACCTGGGATCAGGCTCAGGAATGGTGCTCGGAGCTCGGGGCCTCCCTGGCCATTCTCCAGGATGAGGCCATG GATTTGCTCTTCCGCCTCCGCGGGAACGTCGATTACTGGATCGGGCTGCGCAGACGGGGCGAGCGCCTGCACTGGGGGGACGGCAGCAGCTACAGCTCCAG ggTTCCTGTCTTTGGCAATTCCCAGTGCGTGTACTTGGCTGGCGATAGACTCAAGAGCGAGATGTGCTCAAATGAGCGGCCGTATGTCTGCAGCAAGGCCCAAGCTGCCCTGTGA